In a single window of the Streptomyces sp. HUAS ZL42 genome:
- a CDS encoding DUF3962 domain-containing protein: MPPVYRSARTTAWRPTDAFASHTAPYRVLPFPEQWRDAVLTLCNAPRVAAGKEAWRTAPTWRLEQVLQAFAPDVLALPRPFHDRDRDAPAHWLCAPADLPDPLPGPALDTVLKHWLRDLRPEIEYRGLLKETIAELAAHPPRWETVHHELMPRDTTPGGTARPSPHQYSLSPDWLARRILALGPYPYDGGQLVFRAMPRGPRDQGAQLVSEPIRFPGPDEKHDSWWSVTLSITLQTVPFDPLPRFNLRWSVRRWATRTSAKTGRLHLPWGASTTVLLRPRRPFLPGTPRSERFAIAGLERYWDKDLGETGDFADRWRAGGPAAMLAGLPLGEPFPDADAILTDPASWLRDDARAGVLYRTAMGRHDVGPGFMAHQLSQLTAWAEGALTPEVRRAPDLSLIDRGAPANIPKGGKETVDAERCAQRRLATAYALDALDGVARQAGAPVLEARLLWQSPRLRDAALASLAEHLGLKGDGGSFTAQQYDEATAGAAVVHEWTAPELTVRVHCLRPLIALGDRTADSLLAPLDLPTGTRIKDAQVTAATAARRDSAAQWLAAERTTDAPALALVEIGRAASYPSRLHDPKFAMRLGCAKASFVTQFTTVPVTGDENGKGAETASSLRHRTLSAWNDGLRQLGARTVPRLAAEDGLPDGLRHAALWMVRKNRTTRNRWAAYLPVGVMVTPDPAGTGAARVEGWDPEARSGAGAWVPYPELLLRLTTKAEVKPVVPGQREPQDQAANTSESQTESEAERPKRYQERERQRREAAEWLQGLRASLRTAPTVLFAEAHNARSHWTWLQDGRVEQDRLQDGLAPARRLDPDLRLVRVRAGSRNETPQWWGRAPEGKANGIQQGLWAPENTAENARVFFSTTAKPVQFKHAAVTADKLAPRPIAQGKRKGEPTIDTGQAAWMPGLLEIAVLGCHRDDGDDPKSLALLTHVLRQPSDYDQPLALPLPLHLAGLVQEYVLPTPKDDEAEDAESGEGAAGQPGASNDLDDAQDASPVEQPVPDLESEAADADTEGQLQLFAM; this comes from the coding sequence ATGCCACCCGTCTACCGCTCCGCCCGCACCACAGCCTGGCGCCCGACCGACGCCTTCGCCTCTCATACCGCGCCCTACCGCGTCCTGCCCTTCCCCGAGCAGTGGCGGGACGCCGTCCTGACCCTGTGCAACGCGCCCCGGGTGGCAGCGGGCAAGGAGGCGTGGCGGACAGCTCCGACCTGGCGTTTGGAACAGGTCCTCCAGGCGTTCGCGCCAGACGTCCTTGCGCTGCCACGCCCTTTCCACGACCGCGACCGGGACGCGCCGGCCCACTGGCTGTGTGCGCCCGCCGACCTGCCCGACCCGCTCCCCGGCCCGGCCCTGGACACGGTTCTCAAGCATTGGCTGCGTGACCTGCGGCCCGAGATCGAGTACCGCGGCCTGCTGAAGGAGACCATCGCAGAATTGGCTGCCCATCCACCGCGCTGGGAGACCGTCCACCACGAACTCATGCCGCGTGACACGACCCCAGGCGGCACCGCGCGTCCGTCACCGCACCAGTACAGCCTCAGCCCCGACTGGCTGGCCCGCCGGATCCTCGCGCTGGGCCCGTACCCGTACGACGGTGGGCAACTCGTCTTCCGAGCCATGCCGCGCGGACCGCGTGACCAGGGTGCCCAACTCGTCTCCGAGCCGATCCGGTTTCCCGGCCCTGACGAAAAGCATGACTCCTGGTGGTCGGTAACGCTGTCGATCACGCTTCAGACCGTGCCGTTCGACCCGCTGCCGCGCTTCAACCTCCGCTGGTCGGTTCGCCGTTGGGCCACTCGTACCAGCGCCAAGACGGGCCGGTTGCACCTCCCGTGGGGTGCGAGCACCACCGTCCTGCTGCGTCCGCGCAGGCCATTCCTGCCGGGCACGCCCCGCAGCGAGCGGTTCGCCATCGCCGGTCTGGAGCGTTACTGGGACAAGGACCTGGGCGAGACGGGCGACTTCGCCGACCGGTGGCGCGCGGGCGGCCCTGCAGCGATGCTCGCCGGACTGCCCCTGGGCGAGCCCTTCCCGGACGCCGACGCGATCCTGACCGATCCCGCGTCCTGGCTGCGCGACGACGCCCGGGCCGGTGTCCTATACCGCACCGCGATGGGACGGCACGATGTGGGTCCCGGCTTCATGGCACATCAGCTCTCGCAGCTCACTGCCTGGGCGGAGGGCGCCCTTACGCCCGAGGTACGCCGCGCGCCGGACCTCTCGTTGATCGACAGGGGCGCGCCCGCGAACATCCCCAAGGGGGGCAAGGAGACGGTCGACGCGGAGCGGTGCGCTCAGCGCAGGCTAGCGACAGCCTATGCGCTGGACGCCCTCGATGGCGTGGCGCGCCAGGCCGGCGCTCCCGTGCTTGAGGCACGGCTGCTGTGGCAGTCGCCGCGGCTGCGTGACGCCGCTTTGGCTTCCCTCGCCGAGCATCTGGGCCTCAAGGGCGACGGCGGGTCCTTCACTGCACAGCAGTACGACGAGGCCACGGCTGGTGCAGCGGTGGTGCACGAATGGACTGCTCCGGAGCTGACCGTGCGGGTCCACTGCTTGCGCCCGCTCATCGCGCTCGGTGACCGCACCGCCGACAGCCTCCTTGCCCCCCTTGACCTGCCCACCGGCACTCGCATCAAGGACGCCCAGGTGACCGCGGCCACCGCAGCCCGCCGCGACAGCGCCGCACAGTGGCTGGCCGCGGAACGCACCACCGACGCGCCGGCCCTGGCCCTCGTGGAGATCGGCCGCGCCGCGTCCTACCCGAGCAGACTGCACGACCCGAAGTTCGCCATGCGACTCGGGTGCGCCAAGGCCAGCTTCGTTACACAGTTCACCACCGTGCCCGTGACAGGTGACGAGAACGGCAAAGGCGCGGAGACAGCGTCCAGCCTGAGGCACCGCACGCTCAGTGCCTGGAACGACGGCCTGCGGCAGCTCGGCGCGCGTACCGTCCCGCGGCTTGCCGCAGAGGACGGGCTGCCCGACGGGCTGCGGCATGCTGCACTGTGGATGGTCCGCAAGAACCGTACAACCCGCAATCGCTGGGCCGCCTACCTCCCGGTCGGCGTCATGGTCACCCCCGATCCGGCTGGCACCGGCGCCGCCCGCGTCGAAGGTTGGGACCCCGAGGCGCGCTCCGGCGCCGGAGCGTGGGTTCCCTACCCCGAACTCCTGCTGAGGCTGACCACAAAGGCCGAGGTCAAGCCCGTTGTGCCCGGCCAGCGCGAACCACAGGACCAAGCCGCGAACACGTCGGAATCGCAGACGGAAAGTGAGGCAGAGCGCCCGAAGCGCTACCAAGAGCGCGAACGGCAGCGCCGCGAGGCCGCCGAGTGGCTCCAGGGCCTGCGTGCATCATTGCGTACCGCGCCGACCGTCCTGTTCGCCGAGGCCCACAACGCTCGCTCGCACTGGACCTGGCTCCAAGACGGCCGGGTCGAACAGGATCGCTTGCAAGACGGCCTCGCACCCGCTCGTCGCCTCGACCCCGACCTGAGGCTGGTCCGGGTCCGCGCAGGCTCCCGGAACGAGACACCGCAGTGGTGGGGGAGAGCCCCAGAGGGCAAGGCAAACGGCATCCAACAGGGCTTGTGGGCGCCGGAAAACACCGCTGAGAACGCCCGAGTCTTCTTCAGCACGACGGCCAAGCCCGTACAGTTCAAGCACGCGGCGGTAACCGCCGACAAGCTCGCGCCTCGGCCGATCGCCCAGGGCAAGCGCAAGGGCGAACCCACCATCGATACCGGCCAGGCAGCGTGGATGCCTGGGCTGCTGGAGATCGCCGTCCTCGGTTGCCACCGGGACGACGGCGACGACCCGAAGTCCCTCGCGCTCCTCACCCACGTTCTGCGCCAGCCCTCGGACTACGACCAGCCTCTTGCCCTGCCCCTGCCGCTCCACTTGGCTGGCCTGGTGCAGGAGTACGTCCTGCCGACACCGAAGGACGATGAGGCGGAGGATGCGGAATCAGGAGAGGGGGCGGCGGGCCAACCCGGTGCTTCGAACGATCTCGACGACGCGCAGGACGCATCGCCGGTGGAACAGCCTGTGCCGGACCTGGAGTCGGAGGCCGCGGATGCCGACACTGAAGGGCAGTTGCAACTGTTCGCCATGTGA